A genomic stretch from Tubulanus polymorphus unplaced genomic scaffold, tnTubPoly1.2 scaffold_56, whole genome shotgun sequence includes:
- the LOC141914618 gene encoding cilia- and flagella-associated protein 337-like isoform X2: MAEGDGYDNRLSLNRDQFTEALSVILNKGSKHEYGELFDKVDVTKEGVVDWDKFASHMLLDFYERDDKVKSTQVPQWKGLRPLPSSHKEVIQRVTFLKTSNRYISISKEGCVSMWSQNLKIQRVIKTGSEACRARDLWVTDFVILPNINKIALSFTSKEIAFYDLSSKLDFNCQYKVIQLHGTPLCMDYWYNPENVNEAVLVWGDVTGAVNAIHFSQASITLFERPPAPPGEKQEPCLTVILSDISAMKYKNVRYTKHEGHTEWVRQVNYCPQLECFISCATTWNNSLVIGWLEKHSSVIKASMRATVFQITQGVNAFDYHENLNLIATAGVNHHVCLWNPYVVSKPNGVLRGHMASVISVKFNPSRGQLISFSKDKVLRIWDVQLQVCIQRLAGMFPKGPEVISTLFFHEDKNRLFITFNNQLTCLEMKTEVRDRVLSHEKPVVAALYNSTYNQVVSVCQGGTVTVWMADTGQKVKQFSGTHGNAEVTYLTQDHSETRIYTASTDGTVKIWDFNGHCYQTLECAGGDPCELGQVIVLKRSLLVIGWTRYITVFRPPFRDFHVEPADWKGGQEHQDDILAVAFSPPHTLATGSYDGEIIIWNTNSEVASRRLSHRSRHNNQSKRAIQTLPESSEIGGFDSYTYLTDNPAVRPKSRVASRISTGSNDEQNEFGFAIARLIFLNSRKGSSGNLVSCGGNGWVRLWNTSTSSLLAEFVAHTQVGSVIMAIDETDEYLVTGDVDGLVKVWDISEYCLYHTSAEPVLTPPPLKAQWQPHVDIINSIEIFERNDRILVLTSSSDCSVALYDIDGKLIGIFGQEDHWKIEDLSSILAEQQENKPEEDGNKTDVNEETESELETYWEPDKTATSNPKQYRVNTWNNTCLGKSYQEYHSNKRERRQPEIIPDLPYVHQDRSVAPPVGPYSALTTLELSNISALKKPDFMFYPEKYFSEETEKSIGVIPPIERRIPFLAENGATSTSSAAAAKYQSFDKWLAGPLKAAFDEKSLFPKYILDFESKMKSYHQSAIQQTKQVKMSGASAVTIVTPSQQQGNQSPSRRKPIRLKPIVKLAVKDSD, from the exons ATG gcTGAAGGAGATGGATACGACAACAGACTGAGTTTAAACCGCGATCAATTTACTGAAGCTTTGTCTGTTATATTAAATAAAGGATCTAAACATGAA taTGGAGAGTTATTTGATAAAGTCGATGTAACTAAAGAAGGCGTTGTAGATTGGGATAAATTCGCGTCTCACATGTTGTTAGATTTCTATGAACGAGATGATAAAGTCAAATCCACTCAAGTTCCGCAGTGGAAAGGATTACGTCCATTACCTAG TTCACATAAAGAAGTCATCCAGAGGGTAACGTTTCTGAAGACGTCAAATAGATATATCTCAATCAGTAAAGAGGGTTGTGTCTCGATGTGGAGCCAGAATCTAAAAATACAACGTGTCATTAAAACAGGAAGTGAGGCGTGTCGAGCTAGGGATTTATGGGTCACGGACTTCGTCATTTTACCTAATATTAATAAAATCGCTTTATCATTTACAAGCAAGGAAATAG cgTTTTATGATTTAAGCTCAAAGTTAGATTTCAATTGTCAATATAAAGTCATACAGTTACATGGGACACCTTTATGCATGGATTACTG GTATAACCCTGAGAATGTAAATGAAGCTGTTTTAGTTTGGGGTGATGTCACTGGTGCAGTTAATGCCATACATTTCTCACAAGCTAGTATTACGCTATTCGAACGACCACCGGCTCCCCCTGGTGAGAAACAAG AACCCTGTTTAACTGTAATACTCAGTGATATTTCTGCGATGAAATATAAGAATGTGCGATACACGAAGCATGAAGGTCACACGGAGTGGGTTCGACAGGTGAATTACTGTCCACAGTTAGAATGTTTTATTAGTTGTGCGACTACATGGAATAATTCACTAGTGATCGGCTGGTTAGAGAAACATTCATCAGTTATTAAAGCATCAATGAGAGC GACGGTGTTTCAGATAACTCAAGGAGTCAATGCCTTCGATTATCACGAGAATCTAAATCTAATAG CAACAGCAGGAGTGAATCATCACGTATGTTTATGGAATCCGTACGTTGTGTCTAAACCTAACGGA GTGTTGCGTGGACACATGGCGAGTGTCATATCCGTCAAATTTAACCCAAGTCGAGGTCAGCTGATCAGTTTCTCTAAGGATAAAGTTTTACGTATTTGGGACGTACAGTTACAAGTTTGTATTCAACGTTTGGCCGGAATGTTTCCTAAAGGACCTGAGG TGATCAGCACATTGTTTTTCCATGAAGATAAGAATCGATTATTCATTACATTCAACAATCAATTGACTTGTTTGGAAATGAAAACTGAAGTAAGAGATCGAGTTTTGAGTCATGAGAAGCCAgtggtggcagcactgtatAACAGTACCTATAATCAG GTGGTGTCGGTGTGTCAGGGAGGAACCGTTACCGTTTGGATGGCCGATACCGGGCAGAAAGTGAAACAATTCAGCGGTACCCATGGTAACGCAGAAGTGACGTATTTAACACAGGATCACAGCGAGACTCGTATTTATACAGCGAGTACTGACGGAACTGTTAAG ATTTGGGATTTTAACGGACATTGTTATCAGACACTAGAGTGCGCCGGTGGTGACCCGTGTGAACTCGGTCAGGTGATAGTTTTGAAGAGGAGTTTATTAGTTATCGGATGGACGAGATATATAACTGTATTCAGACCTCCGTTTAGAGATTTCCACGTGGAACCAGCTGATTGGAAGGGTGGACAG GAACATCAAGATGATATTCTCGCTGTAGCATTCTCCCCTCCTCACACCCTAGCAACCGGTTCATACGACGGAGAGATTATAATCTGGAACACGAATTCTGAGGTCGCGTCGCGTCGTTTATCCCATCGTAGCCGACACAACAACCAATCAAAACGCGCCATTCAAACATTACCTGAGTCTAGTGAAATCGGTGGATTCGATAGTTACACTTATCTAACTGATAATCCAGCAGTAAGACCTAAATCTAGAGTAGCATCTAGAATTAGTACTGGATCTAATGATGAACAG AATGAATTTGGTTTCGCGATCGCGCGgttgatatttttgaattcacGCAAAGGAAGTTCGGGTAATTTAGTGTCATGCGGTGGAAATGGTTGGGTTCGATTGTGGAATACTTCAACCTCAAGTTTACTCGCTGAATTTGTGGCTCATACTCAAG TTGGTAGTGTTATAATGGCTATAGATGAGACAGATGAATATTTAGTAACTGGTGATGTTGATGGTTTAGTTAAAGTATGGGATATATCAGAGTATTGTTTATATCATACGAGCGCTGAACCCGTTCTGACACCTCCGC CATTGAAAGCTCAATGGCAGCCGCACGTCGATATTATAAACAGTATCGAAATATTCGAGAGGAATGACCGCATTTTAGTGTTAACTTCGTCGTCGGACTGCAGCGTCGCCCTCTATGATATAGACGGTAAATTAATCGGTATATTTGGACAGGAGGATCATTGGAAAATAGAAGATTTAAGTTCAATTCTTGCGGAACAGCAGGAAAATAAACCAGAA gaaGATGGAAATAAAACTGATGTAAACGAAGAAACAGAAAGTGAATTAGAAACTTATTGGGAACCGGACAAAACAGCAACATCGAACCCTAAACAATATAGAGTGAATACCTGGAATAATACATGTTTAG GTAAGAGTTATCAGGAGTATCACAGTAATAAACGTGAACGAAGACAACCTGAAATCATTCCTGATTTACCTTACGTTCATCAGGATCGTTCCGTAGCGCCACCTGTTGGACCTTACTCG GCTTTGACGACTTTAGAATTGTCGAATATTTCTGCGTTGAAGAAACcagattttatgttttatccGGAAAAATATTTCTCGGAGGAAACGGAGAAATCGATAGGTGTGATACCTCCTATAGAACGTAGGATTCCGTTCCTCGCTGAGA ATGGAGCCACCTCCACTTCCTCAGCCGCTGCCGCTAAATATCAATCTTTTGATAAATGGCTCGCAGGAC CGTTGAAGGCAGCTTTCGATGAGAAATCTTTATTTCCGAAATATATCTTAGATTTCGAGAGCAAAATGAAATCCTATCATCAATCAGCGATTCAGCAG ACAAAACAAGTCAAAATGAGTGGAGCGTCTGCTGTTACCATAGTAACACCATCACAACAGCAAGGAAACCAGTCACCGTCTCGTAGGAAACCGATTCGTCTGAAACCGATTGTTAAATTAGCTGTGAAAGATTCCGATTAA